The Scytonema hofmannii PCC 7110 genome has a segment encoding these proteins:
- a CDS encoding tetratricopeptide repeat protein, whose amino-acid sequence MASNFKETGKLIFLNWNINLDDVPLEQLDHYIAVENYLMDNDEPPLDATNLEKVRGYLEAFYQLCEVEDWLRAIAILDIRLDTPTNYQLQILMRIWGYNQERIEIYSRLLGKLNSRGECFCYNNLGISYHALADYHQAIKYHQQHLEIAYEVGDRTEMAKALSGLGNACNSLGDYAHAVKYHQQHLEIAREIDDRKGIGTALSNLGNVCFYLGAYRQAVEYYEQHLEIARENGEHERVGQVLGNLGNAYYSLKDYRQAIEHYQQSLEVAKQIGNCESMGKALGGLGNAYNALGDNARAIDYLNEDLSIARENGDRAGVGRALNNLGNAYYLLADYSRAREYYQQHLTIAREIGNRAGTQKALNNLGNAYYLLGNYRQAIEYHQQCLEIAREIGNRAPIGTSLGNLGDAYYSLKEYHQALEYYQQCLVIAQEIHDSKGEGYALCKLGNTLTALEQYPEALKSLQTALEIGKKIGHLSTEAEALKSLAHLHQQLGDHLPSE is encoded by the coding sequence ATGGCAAGCAACTTCAAAGAAACAGGAAAATTAATTTTTTTGAATTGGAATATCAATTTAGATGACGTTCCGCTTGAGCAACTTGACCATTATATAGCGGTTGAAAATTACCTTATGGATAATGATGAACCTCCCTTAGATGCGACAAATTTAGAGAAGGTGCGCGGTTATTTGGAAGCATTTTACCAACTTTGTGAAGTGGAAGACTGGTTAAGAGCCATTGCAATACTTGATATTCGCCTCGATACCCCTACTAATTACCAGTTGCAAATACTAATGCGAATTTGGGGCTACAATCAAGAACGCATTGAAATTTATAGCAGGCTTTTAGGCAAATTAAATTCTAGAGGGGAGTGTTTCTGCTATAACAATCTGGGTATCAGCTACCATGCGCTAGCGGATTATCATCAAGCTATTAAGTATCACCAGCAACATTTGGAAATTGCATATGAGGTTGGCGATCGCACTGAGATGGCGAAAGCATTAAGTGGTTTAGGTAACGCTTGTAATTCACTTGGGGACTATGCTCATGCCGTTAAATACCATCAGCAACATTTAGAAATTGCACGGGAGATTGACGATCGCAAAGGTATTGGGACAGCCTTAAGCAATCTGGGCAACGTCTGCTTTTATTTAGGCGCGTATCGTCAAGCTGTAGAGTACTACGAACAGCATTTAGAAATTGCACGGGAGAATGGTGAACATGAACGTGTTGGGCAGGTTTTGGGCAATCTGGGTAATGCCTATTATTCCCTTAAAGATTATCGTCAAGCAATTGAGCATTATCAGCAAAGTTTGGAAGTTGCAAAGCAAATTGGTAATTGTGAAAGTATGGGGAAAGCGCTCGGTGGTCTGGGCAATGCCTATAATGCTCTCGGAGACAATGCCCGTGCGATTGATTACCTTAACGAGGATTTAAGTATTGCACGGGAGAATGGCGATCGCGCAGGTGTGGGACGGGCATTGAACAATTTAGGAAATGCCTATTATTTGTTGGCAGATTACTCCCGTGCGAGAGAGTATTATCAGCAGCATTTGACAATAGCACGCGAAATCGGTAATCGCGCAGGTACTCAGAAGGCTCTGAACAATCTGGGCAATGCTTACTACTTACTAGGAAATTATCGCCAAGCGATTGAGTACCACCAGCAATGTTTAGAGATCGCACGGGAAATTGGTAATCGTGCTCCTATCGGCACGTCGTTAGGTAATTTGGGCGATGCCTACTATTCCTTAAAGGAGTATCACCAAGCGCTGGAGTACTATCAGCAGTGTTTAGTTATTGCACAGGAAATTCATGATAGTAAAGGTGAAGGGTATGCGCTGTGTAAACTGGGAAACACACTCACAGCGCTTGAGCAATATCCAGAGGCGCTGAAATCTTTGCAGACAGCGCTGGAGATTGGGAAAAAAATTGGTCATCTTTCTACTGAGGCTGAAGCACTCAAAAGTTTGGCTCATTTGCATCAGCAATTAGGCGATCATCTGCCAAGCGAGTAA
- a CDS encoding AAA family ATPase, whose translation MQVTYTISTVDSPEYKRLICGRTDDIARLIDYISQGRSIALFGERRIGKSSLLYLVRDIINNQIDNYREDFIDLSLKNAVQSLSSRVSNYKAIYLDLQALNKSDSEAFMQLVNNKFKDNGLFHDSLGSSTTSINFTIPELFSTVNNQLINGERLVILVDEVEVLLELAESKQIFRNIRSVIQSCARICFVIAGADYWHKEIKDKTSPIVNNVQTFYLKAAARFPIENYLIKQPLDNYIYGIDINTITRTILEWTECKPWYVQAVCQAVVEINAECGQLQKGWQAVVMKRVEDSVESTLDRFYFHDNPDNISQKILVLLANKPGLTIKEISRLLSCSEKIIWDRIDDLESLDKVRKEGSKYRIVGSLIEQWGQKTKDTIFVKNNRFQLLTIFLKTTLAIVFLLLAGVTYYYANPPLHTSSCKFPNGELLIQMPSSLEDGEVGVSKTLVQNTSKNKLSSVNITFTSKNIDYERNGTSLIKLDSIDIGETKSLKLNFISRPIKDEKNYASQVLISHATTKLPNKCYFEISIRVIPIKKSWGLISLLLVTISGFFAKPDLPQLITNLVSGLFKPQGENKSEGKS comes from the coding sequence ATGCAAGTGACTTACACGATATCAACAGTTGATAGTCCAGAGTATAAGCGTTTAATTTGTGGGCGTACAGATGATATTGCTAGATTGATTGACTATATTTCTCAAGGAAGAAGTATAGCTTTATTTGGAGAAAGACGAATTGGTAAAAGTTCTTTACTATATTTAGTAAGAGATATTATTAATAATCAAATCGATAACTATAGAGAAGATTTTATTGATTTGAGCCTAAAAAACGCTGTTCAAAGCTTAAGTTCAAGAGTCTCCAATTACAAAGCTATATATCTGGATCTTCAGGCTCTGAATAAGTCAGATTCTGAAGCTTTTATGCAATTAGTTAATAACAAATTTAAAGATAATGGTTTATTCCATGATTCGTTAGGCTCAAGCACCACTTCAATAAATTTTACAATCCCAGAACTTTTTAGTACAGTTAATAATCAATTAATTAATGGTGAGAGACTTGTTATTTTAGTGGATGAAGTAGAAGTTTTACTAGAATTAGCAGAAAGTAAACAGATTTTTAGAAATATAAGAAGTGTAATTCAGTCTTGCGCTAGAATTTGCTTTGTTATTGCAGGTGCAGATTATTGGCATAAAGAAATTAAAGATAAAACTTCACCTATTGTTAACAATGTTCAAACTTTTTACCTGAAAGCAGCAGCGCGTTTTCCTATAGAAAATTATCTAATAAAACAGCCTTTAGATAACTATATCTATGGAATAGATATAAACACAATCACGAGAACAATTCTTGAATGGACTGAATGCAAGCCTTGGTATGTTCAGGCAGTATGTCAAGCGGTTGTTGAAATTAACGCAGAGTGTGGGCAGCTACAGAAAGGTTGGCAGGCTGTAGTTATGAAGAGAGTAGAAGACTCTGTAGAATCAACTCTAGATAGATTTTATTTTCATGATAATCCTGATAATATATCTCAAAAAATTCTAGTTTTATTGGCTAATAAACCAGGCTTAACAATTAAAGAAATATCCCGTCTGCTGTCTTGTTCAGAAAAAATAATTTGGGATAGAATAGATGATTTAGAATCGTTAGATAAAGTTCGGAAGGAAGGCTCAAAATACAGAATAGTTGGGAGTCTTATAGAACAATGGGGACAAAAAACAAAAGATACTATTTTTGTTAAAAATAATAGATTTCAATTATTAACTATTTTTCTCAAAACAACACTAGCTATTGTGTTTTTGTTATTGGCAGGAGTAACATATTATTATGCAAATCCACCTTTGCATACTTCTTCCTGTAAATTTCCTAATGGAGAGTTACTTATTCAGATGCCATCTTCTTTAGAAGATGGTGAAGTCGGTGTTAGTAAAACTTTAGTTCAAAATACAAGTAAAAATAAACTATCTTCTGTCAATATAACTTTCACTTCTAAAAATATTGACTATGAACGAAATGGAACTAGTCTAATCAAATTAGATTCTATTGACATAGGTGAAACCAAGTCTTTAAAATTGAACTTTATCTCTCGCCCAATCAAAGATGAAAAAAATTATGCATCGCAAGTCTTAATCTCTCATGCAACTACAAAGCTTCCAAATAAATGTTATTTTGAGATTTCTATAAGGGTAATACCGATAAAGAAATCCTGGGGTTTGATAAGCCTTTTGCTTGTTACTATCAGCGGATTCTTTGCTAAACCTGATTTGCCGCAATTAATTACAAATTTAGTTTCTGGCTTGTTCAAGCCACAAGGTGAGAATAAAAGTGAAGGGAAAAGTTAG
- a CDS encoding pentapeptide repeat-containing protein, whose product MSLDFSGQNLQGRSFKGQVLIGTDFSYADIRGADFTSANLIGANFSNAKAGLQISWKLFLILASFVLSGLSGFCLSVVLRYVTWSTTLVDPVIMTLVWIGSGTVSITAVLVLALVVTLAKQLAGNKAGIGAVAIGICAVMVAGAKATVAFSAIATAFTLVLLGNYIAWRTLSGDEKCAWIHKLAVIFATMGGTSFRATDLTDANFASATLKSTDFRNANLTRTCWYKAKMLDFARPGKTYLQNAQVRQLLVTGRGQDKNFDREILRGINLQAANLTDASFIGADLSEANLQEANLSRAKLVQTQLAGTNFTGANLTGAYIEDWGITSDTKFDGVRCEYVYMRVPTKENPDPLRKPDNNKEVFADGEFGDFIQPIFDTLELYHNQGVDPRAIAISFKQLTDNNPNAELEIVAMEKRGQDKLLLRAKTSTFADQPQLSAEYFETYNQIKKLSEEDLKVILTEKNIQIRRLENMIMTALERPSFYTEGGNITIGNINQTGGTFHTGDIDVIKNIDNVGDITGNIENFQPVATIESNDDFIDALEIQIIRGSGMLVGEQSELILEVTNACNQTMEHLEIEIIQDSAEYQVNSENQVSLKILNAGESREVSFYLQMNFAKQIAVNYKVNGKLRKPPLYINAVQDNPYLYGSPVEGEKAFFGRQRELEQIIQAVTKPTKQDILIVGERRTGKTSLLNQLQKRLEIPLIPVYVVLNTSEEPTAESILKLIIQETLHNLVQRNVLRENNIEEYFFNNIDFIKQYKQIILAAKVNISNLKIVLLLDEADYLLKVKQKQLNTIDERIQNILRAALQSNEIGTDLRAVVAATTDLSTYISQHSSPFYNHFRFVPLKPLSVKETEDLIVKPASMLGYSYPDSAIEKIIKLSGGQPYYAQAICYEAFENALQAQRNYISDEDVYIAEQKIVEDFFDGFLSGFWNRCNEVEMNFLRNLAKTNITNNISKIKIKRLLDWQIIIEDVNGNYSLSSELIKQWVIMASCK is encoded by the coding sequence ATGTCTTTGGACTTCTCTGGTCAAAATCTGCAAGGTCGCTCTTTTAAAGGTCAAGTCCTTATAGGTACAGATTTTAGCTATGCCGATATCCGAGGTGCAGATTTTACCAGTGCTAACCTTATAGGTGCAAACTTTAGTAATGCAAAAGCCGGATTACAAATCAGTTGGAAACTTTTTTTGATACTAGCCTCATTTGTTCTATCAGGACTGTCAGGATTTTGCTTATCAGTAGTTCTTAGATATGTGACGTGGAGTACAACCCTAGTTGATCCCGTTATTATGACTTTGGTCTGGATTGGCTCTGGAACAGTCTCTATAACTGCCGTACTAGTTTTAGCACTAGTGGTAACTTTAGCAAAACAATTGGCTGGGAATAAAGCTGGTATAGGAGCTGTAGCCATCGGTATTTGTGCTGTAATGGTAGCTGGAGCTAAAGCTACAGTGGCTTTTTCTGCGATTGCAACAGCTTTTACTTTAGTATTGTTAGGAAATTATATTGCTTGGCGAACTCTAAGTGGAGATGAGAAATGTGCTTGGATTCACAAGCTCGCTGTTATCTTTGCTACTATGGGTGGAACTAGTTTTCGTGCTACCGATTTAACAGACGCTAACTTTGCATCTGCCACGCTAAAGAGTACAGATTTTAGAAACGCGAACTTAACCCGTACTTGTTGGTATAAAGCTAAAATGCTTGACTTTGCTCGACCTGGAAAAACTTACCTTCAGAATGCACAAGTGCGTCAATTGCTGGTTACAGGGCGGGGGCAGGACAAAAACTTTGACCGTGAAATCCTACGCGGTATTAATTTACAGGCAGCTAATTTAACAGATGCTAGCTTTATTGGTGCAGATTTAAGCGAAGCTAATTTGCAAGAGGCAAATTTATCAAGAGCAAAGCTAGTACAGACGCAATTAGCCGGAACTAATTTTACAGGCGCTAATCTTACCGGAGCTTACATTGAGGACTGGGGTATTACCAGTGATACTAAGTTCGACGGGGTGAGGTGCGAGTATGTTTATATGCGAGTCCCCACAAAAGAAAATCCTGACCCTCTTCGCAAACCAGACAACAACAAGGAAGTTTTTGCAGATGGGGAGTTTGGTGATTTCATCCAACCAATTTTTGATACACTTGAGCTTTACCACAACCAAGGCGTTGACCCTCGTGCCATTGCCATCTCATTTAAGCAGCTAACTGACAATAATCCGAATGCCGAATTAGAAATTGTGGCAATGGAGAAGCGAGGGCAAGATAAGTTGTTACTCCGTGCAAAAACTTCTACCTTTGCTGACCAGCCTCAACTAAGTGCAGAATATTTTGAGACTTATAATCAAATTAAAAAATTGTCTGAAGAAGACCTCAAAGTAATACTAACAGAAAAAAATATTCAAATCCGTAGACTAGAAAATATGATAATGACGGCACTCGAACGTCCCAGCTTTTATACTGAAGGTGGAAATATAACAATCGGAAATATTAATCAGACGGGAGGTACATTCCACACCGGAGATATAGATGTAATAAAAAATATTGATAATGTTGGAGACATTACAGGGAATATTGAAAATTTTCAACCTGTTGCAACTATTGAAAGTAATGACGATTTTATCGATGCTCTTGAAATTCAAATAATAAGAGGAAGTGGGATGTTGGTTGGGGAACAGAGTGAGTTAATTTTGGAAGTAACTAATGCTTGTAATCAAACTATGGAACATCTCGAAATAGAAATAATTCAAGATTCAGCAGAATATCAAGTCAATAGTGAAAACCAAGTATCTCTTAAAATTTTAAATGCTGGAGAATCAAGAGAAGTTAGTTTTTATTTACAAATGAACTTTGCAAAACAAATTGCTGTTAATTATAAAGTAAACGGTAAATTAAGAAAACCCCCTCTATATATTAATGCGGTACAGGATAATCCCTATCTGTATGGAAGCCCCGTGGAAGGTGAAAAAGCTTTTTTTGGTAGGCAAAGAGAATTAGAACAGATTATACAAGCTGTAACGAAGCCAACAAAACAAGACATTCTTATTGTAGGTGAGCGCCGTACTGGAAAAACTAGTTTGCTTAATCAACTACAAAAAAGATTGGAGATACCATTAATTCCTGTGTATGTTGTACTAAATACAAGCGAGGAACCAACAGCAGAAAGTATTCTCAAACTGATTATTCAAGAAACTCTTCATAACCTTGTTCAACGAAACGTTCTAAGAGAAAACAATATAGAAGAATATTTTTTTAATAATATTGATTTTATTAAACAGTATAAACAAATTATTCTGGCAGCGAAAGTAAACATTTCTAATTTGAAAATTGTGTTGTTACTTGATGAGGCAGATTATCTTCTTAAGGTAAAACAAAAACAATTAAATACTATTGATGAGCGTATACAGAATATACTAAGAGCCGCACTTCAATCAAATGAAATTGGTACTGATTTACGCGCTGTAGTTGCTGCGACAACAGATTTATCAACCTATATTTCTCAACATAGTTCACCATTTTATAACCATTTTCGTTTTGTTCCTCTTAAACCTCTTAGTGTTAAAGAAACAGAGGATCTAATAGTTAAACCTGCATCAATGTTAGGCTATTCTTACCCAGATAGTGCTATTGAAAAAATTATAAAATTGAGTGGAGGACAGCCTTATTATGCTCAAGCTATTTGCTATGAAGCTTTTGAAAATGCGCTTCAAGCTCAACGAAATTATATAAGTGATGAGGATGTATATATCGCAGAACAGAAAATAGTTGAAGATTTTTTTGATGGCTTTTTATCTGGCTTCTGGAATCGTTGTAATGAGGTAGAAATGAACTTTTTGAGAAATTTAGCTAAGACAAATATTACTAATAATATTTCTAAAATAAAAATTAAACGTTTGTTAGATTGGCAAATTATCATTGAGGATGTTAATGGAAATTATTCTTTATCCTCTGAGCTAATAAAACAATGGGTAATTATGGCATCTTGTAAATAG
- a CDS encoding DEAD/DEAH box helicase, with translation MAQPEWLQANKQVYSKEHGVIHIAAIIDENLYFKKGNVNQILFNWKQEVNNGNLLPIHEAPPGKSILYQEIAAILDGMGKLQSCDIIPATVAKLSPIPDDIHPEVKEALIKLGINQLYSHQIEAWLAYKQGRDIILQTPTSSGKSISFLIPIIHECLNGKSALVFFNLKALAFDQVQKIQSFVSYLDEKIRPQVLNINGDIPPQERKSLYSNKPSIVCITPDVWNHELNNYQNNSNWGFIETIRNISIIVCDETHFYQGVFGAHFALLNRRTQLMMESAGNDISKLRYVFASATISNSSEIAQKISNRVENNNLTIIDQSGAKRSEITFLSLKPRNNTLYQTAQVAAMLVSKGIVGICFCDSRELVKVLTNTIRKTLAQMQLPHLEETISAFYGSMKPNQRNKIIEDIQDGKVKFIVSTSALEAGLDIGCIDATVVHSYPGSILAFRQRAGRAGRQEAGLLVFVPSKRSIMDSYYAYHPERLLSDSPEVINFNHNYETILSQHILACCKESKPTLAQIARHFGNSGDAIARQLIADNQLIFSYNQRLTTNRNLGYVHSAIKVRGNTDRNVSYINQNSGEEFEESAASSALREVYPGAIYPAQDYDGNPVWYKSNELNLTEGKAILKPIGSTNLFTRAQGNLDFKEIKLTGGAKIINLPQGAARFTPLSAKIKEEIWGYNLYRWLTKWTCSNNKCRHFNSKLPEHLQTCPACSTQLVEREVIELLEENKYKEALALNYNTFCIRVEINAEARKYFRTTIQNIRKDILNKQKYIPNEEKTLFESNEINICVHTLAHQLILSLPLVEHGANSRDMDFILFEKPDNPHLVGYFFDTCQHGTGMCDTLVKYLETAFMKARFLVQNCPCKYGCSSCTTIHRCPNDNEALFKSVGLTLLEDIITFQQKNAEVRIHPSESESISG, from the coding sequence ATGGCTCAGCCTGAGTGGTTACAAGCAAACAAACAGGTTTATTCCAAAGAACATGGCGTCATCCATATCGCCGCTATCATTGATGAAAATCTTTACTTTAAAAAGGGAAATGTAAATCAGATTCTCTTTAACTGGAAACAAGAAGTCAATAACGGTAATCTCCTTCCCATTCATGAAGCACCACCCGGTAAAAGTATCCTCTATCAAGAGATAGCCGCTATTCTCGACGGCATGGGAAAACTACAGAGTTGTGATATCATTCCCGCAACTGTTGCTAAACTGTCTCCCATACCAGATGATATTCATCCTGAAGTTAAAGAGGCTCTTATCAAATTAGGAATTAATCAATTATATTCCCACCAAATTGAGGCTTGGTTAGCTTACAAACAAGGGCGGGATATTATCCTTCAAACTCCTACAAGCAGTGGCAAGAGTATCTCTTTCCTAATTCCAATTATTCACGAGTGCTTGAATGGTAAATCTGCTTTAGTGTTCTTTAACCTCAAAGCACTTGCGTTTGACCAGGTACAAAAAATCCAATCCTTTGTTAGTTACCTAGATGAAAAAATTCGCCCGCAAGTCCTTAATATCAATGGTGACATCCCACCCCAAGAACGCAAATCGCTCTACAGCAATAAACCATCCATAGTCTGCATCACTCCCGATGTCTGGAATCACGAACTAAACAATTATCAAAACAATTCTAACTGGGGGTTTATCGAAACTATTAGGAATATCTCGATTATTGTTTGTGACGAAACTCATTTTTACCAAGGCGTTTTTGGCGCTCATTTTGCACTACTGAATCGACGCACTCAACTCATGATGGAATCTGCTGGCAATGATATTTCTAAACTGAGATATGTATTCGCCTCCGCTACTATCAGCAACAGCAGCGAAATCGCCCAAAAGATATCGAATCGAGTCGAGAATAACAACCTCACTATTATTGACCAAAGTGGGGCAAAACGCTCGGAGATTACTTTCCTGAGTCTCAAACCGCGAAACAACACCCTTTACCAAACTGCCCAAGTTGCAGCCATGCTTGTGAGTAAAGGAATTGTTGGCATATGCTTTTGCGATAGCAGGGAATTAGTCAAGGTTTTGACCAACACTATCCGTAAGACTTTAGCCCAGATGCAACTACCTCACTTGGAAGAAACTATCTCGGCATTTTATGGCAGTATGAAGCCCAATCAACGAAACAAAATTATTGAGGATATTCAGGACGGAAAGGTCAAATTTATTGTCTCAACTAGTGCTTTGGAAGCTGGGCTTGACATTGGCTGCATTGATGCAACGGTTGTGCATAGCTATCCCGGCTCAATTCTTGCCTTTCGTCAAAGGGCAGGACGTGCTGGCAGGCAGGAAGCAGGGCTGTTAGTGTTTGTGCCTTCCAAAAGGTCGATTATGGATTCTTACTACGCCTACCACCCAGAACGCCTTTTGTCTGACTCTCCAGAAGTTATCAACTTTAACCACAATTATGAGACAATTTTGTCACAGCACATTCTTGCTTGTTGCAAAGAAAGTAAACCCACGCTCGCTCAAATTGCCCGTCATTTTGGTAACTCTGGAGATGCGATCGCACGACAACTCATCGCCGATAACCAGTTGATATTCAGCTACAACCAAAGGCTGACAACTAACCGCAACCTCGGCTATGTACACTCAGCTATTAAAGTCAGAGGCAATACCGACAGAAATGTCAGTTACATCAATCAAAATAGCGGGGAGGAATTTGAAGAAAGCGCAGCTTCTTCTGCTTTGCGAGAAGTTTACCCTGGAGCAATTTATCCCGCTCAAGATTACGATGGCAATCCCGTGTGGTACAAGTCTAACGAACTTAACCTAACCGAAGGGAAAGCTATTCTTAAGCCAATCGGTTCAACCAATCTCTTTACCCGCGCCCAAGGGAATCTAGACTTTAAGGAAATTAAACTCACAGGCGGTGCTAAAATCATCAACCTTCCCCAAGGAGCAGCAAGATTCACACCTTTAAGCGCCAAAATCAAAGAAGAAATTTGGGGTTATAACTTATACAGATGGTTAACCAAATGGACTTGTAGCAATAACAAATGTCGTCACTTTAATTCAAAATTACCCGAACATTTACAAACTTGTCCTGCATGCAGTACCCAACTTGTTGAACGAGAAGTTATCGAGCTATTGGAGGAAAACAAATATAAGGAAGCGCTTGCCCTTAACTACAACACATTCTGCATTAGGGTTGAAATAAATGCCGAAGCCAGAAAATACTTTAGGACAACGATCCAAAACATCAGAAAAGATATACTTAACAAGCAGAAGTATATCCCAAATGAAGAAAAAACGTTATTTGAAAGCAATGAAATCAATATTTGCGTTCATACTCTTGCACATCAACTCATACTCAGTCTACCACTGGTCGAACATGGAGCTAACAGTCGAGATATGGATTTTATCCTATTTGAAAAGCCCGATAACCCTCACTTAGTTGGCTACTTCTTCGACACGTGCCAACACGGTACGGGAATGTGCGATACGCTTGTCAAATATCTAGAGACAGCTTTTATGAAAGCCAGGTTTCTGGTACAAAATTGCCCTTGTAAATACGGCTGCTCCTCTTGTACCACTATTCATCGCTGTCCTAATGATAACGAAGCTTTGTTTAAATCTGTTGGGTTAACTCTCCTAGAGGATATCATAACTTTCCAACAGAAGAATGCAGAAGTCAGAATACATCCGTCAGAATCAGAATCAATCAGTGGGTAA